The following is a genomic window from Chlamydiales bacterium STE3.
TCTCAATATTGCTCTTAATACTTTTTTTGTCTTTTTCTTTGGTTGGGGGGCAACAAGTATCGCTATCGCAACAAGCTTAGCAGCCTGGCTAAATTGTCTTTTATTAATGCGCTCATTAACCAAGAGTGGCTATCGCTTTACATTCCTCGAAACAACAAAAAACACCTTGCTTAGCAGTGCAAGTGGAGCCTTAGCGGTGATAGGTGTTGATGCCCTTTACTTTGGATATTGTCCAAACCTAGAGGTTCTCTTAGGGCAAACTCCCTCTTATCATTTCGATTTTTTGCATCAGGCAAGCGAGTTTAGCGTCCAGGCATTAGGATTTATTCTAGGCTTTGCTTGCCTTTACATATTACTGCTAAAAAGGGGAAAAGAATTGCGATTGAAAGAGATGAAAAGATAAGCGGTCACCGTTAAAGTAACCGCTAAAATCCAACATTAGGTGGTGTGAGCTAAAAAGTCACAGATTTCAGGCAAGTTGATTTCAATTGGCCAAGGCATTTGCTCTGGAATTGGAGCAGATGTAAGCTGACCTGAAAAGTTACCGCGATCTAAACTTAAATACTCAGGAACATTTCTTGTTGGCAGGTCGAGAGACTCATTCACTGCTTTCATCTTACGAGATTTTTCTCTTACTGAAATAACCATGCCAGGGCGAACTTGAAATGAGCGACGGTCAACTTTTTTGCCATCCACAAGAATGTGTCCATGAGCAACCAGCTGATGGGCACCAAAAATGGTAGATGCCATTTTCAATCTATAGACAACGGTATCCAAACGGCATTCTAACATTTCTGCTAAATGATTCGCTGTGTTACCAGAAAAGCTGAGCGCTTTTTTGAAATAACGCACGAGTTGCTTCTCGCTTAACATCCCATAGATTGCTTTTAACTTCTGTTTTTCTTCTAATTGAAGACCGAAATCTGATTTTTTACGACGACGAGCGCCGTGAACACCGGGGGGATTTGGTTTGTGCAGCAAAGGATTGCGCAGTCTTCCAAAAATGTTAACCCCATAGCGACGCGCAACGCGATTTTTGTTACCTGTATAACGAGCCATTTATTCTCCTGTAATTCGACTCTAGAAATCTAGATTGAGATTGTCCCACAAAAACTTAATTTTTTGCAAGACCATTAGTGAACTCTATTACGTAACACCTATACTGTCAGAAGCCCGGAAAAATTTCTTTAAAGAGAAGTCCTACCTGCCTTAACCATCCCTTTGCAATTCTAGACCTTCAACCCTCTGACATCATCCAAGTTGTTGCTAAAATTGTTTCGTAAAAGTATATGAAAAGTTCACACTGATCACTGACCTTATGGAAAGATTTATAAAAAAAATAAGCCGTCCCATAAAGCGAGTTAGAATCACAACAAGGTTATCAAGAATTCATGGATAAATCAAGACTTGAAAATCTGAAAAAAATTGTTCGAGAGGTTGGGAGCGCTTCAACCACGGAAAAGCAGATTGAGTTGTTGTCAGAAGGGTTTGCTCTTTTTTCTCAGGAAACGGCACGTCTAGACAACGCTTATGCTACGCTAAAGAATCAGTTTAGATCCGTCAACCATAAACTAGAAGAAACGAATAAACGTCTGGCCAATAAGGTTCAAGAACTCCATGTCCTCACTACTTACCTCGATAATATTTTAAGCAACATTTCTCAAGGACTGCTGTTCATTGACTTTAGCTGTAACATCACCACCTATAACAAGGCCGCAGAAGCTATCTTGAAGATTCCACGCGAAAAAGTGCTCTTCCAATCCTTTCATGATTTTTTTCCTGACCATTTTTTTGGCTTCTCAATGCGTGATGTCTTTAAAAAAAACAATCCGCCAAAAAGTGCCTTCACGACCGTAACATTTCCCGACGGTACACAAAAAGAATTAGAGATCGCCAATACTTTTATCCCCCCTAAAAACAAAAGAGACCATGAGTTAGACTTCACAGAAGGTTTGATCATTTTAATTCGTGATATTACAGAAATCCGCCAACTACAAGTCAATGCGAATCGGGTAGACAGGATGAAGGAGCTGGGAGAAATGGCAGCTCAGGTCGCTCATGAGATCCGCAATCCACTAGGCGGGATCAAGGGTTTTGCATCCTTATTACAAAGGGATCTAGCCAATAATCCCGAAATGCAAAATTTAGCCAACTATATTGTCGAAGGGACAGACACTCTGGATCGGCTAGTTGCCAATGTCTTAAACTATGCAAGGCCTTTGCAATTGCATTTTGAAGCTGTTGAAATGAACCGCTTTTTGGAAGATTTGAAAAAATCCATTTTGTCCGACTCTTCGGTGAGTAAGAAACTGCACTTTACTATTAAAACACCAACCCCCTCTTTCTACCTTTCCATTGACGCAGGGCTTTTTAGAGGAGCGCTTCTTAATTTAGTGATTAACTCACTGCAAGCAATGCCTAAAGGGGGGAAGCTAAATCTTGAGTTATCGGAAAAAAATCATAAGGCCTGTATTAAGATTTCTGACACGGGATGTGGAATCTCTGAGGAAAACTTAAAAAAAATTTTCAACCCTTTTTTTACGACAAAACCGACCGGGAACGGACTTGGCTTAGCTGAAACACTAAAAGTGATTCAAGCTCATGGCGGAGAAGTTGAGGTTGACTCTACTGTTGGTCTGGGGACAACTTTCACGATTAAAGTTCCTTTAAAGATGTAGTGGACTTGCGGTCCATCTTTATGTTACTAAAAATATTTAGGCAAAAGTAAACAGGTAAACGATGCCCATTGAAAAGATTCTTATCGTCGACGATGAAAAACTCGTAAGGGATTTTCTTGCAGAAACCTTAAGGAGAAAACATTTTGATGTTACCTTAGCTGAAAATGGTCAGCGAGCCATGCTTGCGCTTAAAGATACGACTTTTGACCTTGTGATTACAGACATGAAAATGCCCGATCATACAGGAATAGATATTCTAAAAAGAGTTAAAGAGATCTCCCCTGGGACAATTGTAGTGATCATTACAGCTTACGGAAGCGTAGAAAATGCTGTTGAGGCCATGCGCCTTGGAGCTTTCAACTACTTAATCAAGCCATTTTCTCCCGATACTATAGAAGCTGTCATCGATAAAGCCAAAGAGCATTTAGCTCTCCTTGAAGAAAATTCCTGCCTTAAACAACAGCTGCAAACAACGGACGGGAATGCTCATTCCGGTATTGTTGTGGCTAGTCCTGCAATGAAAAAAATCTTCAACGAAGTCGCTCAAATTGCTAAAAGTAATGCAAACGTACTTATCACTGGAGAATCTGGAACTGGAAAAGAAGTGATCGCCCATGCCATCCACTACCAATCTTCAAGGGCAAATCGCCCCTTTATTAAAGTCAACTGTGCAGCTATCCCCGAAACTTTGATTGAATCTGAATTTTTTGGCCACGAAAAGGGAGCTTTTACGGGAGCTTCAGCTATGCATCGCGGAAGATTTGAATTGGCTAATGGGGGAACGCTTCTGCTCGATGAAATCACTGAAGTCCCTCTCGGCTTGCAAGCTAAACTGCTAAGAGCAATTCAAGAACAGGAATTTGAAAGAGTTGGAGGGATTAAGCCTGTTAAAGTCGATGTGCGTATTATTTCTACATCGAACCGCAACATGAATGAAGCTATCGTCCAGAAAAAGATTCGGGAAGATCTTTTTTATCGCTTGAACGTGATGCCCATTCACTTACCCCCTCTAAGAGAGCGTAAGGAGGACCTTCTTCCTCTTTCAGAGTTTTTTATTGAAAAGCTTTGCTTAGAAAACCACAAAGAAAAAAAACATCTTAGTGAAGAAGCTAGAAAAAAGATTCTTAACTATGACTGGCCTGGCAATGTCCGGGAGTTAGCCAACATCTTAGAAAGAGCGGTTGTCCTCAGCTCTGCAGATGGTATCGCAGCAGAGGACATTTACCTCACCCATCTTTCCTCTTTAAATGTTGCTAAGGGGACATTGCCTTTCGGGATCACTCTTCAGGAGCTTGAAAAGCGGCTGATCATCGAAACAATGCATAAGCTAAACAACAATCGAACTAAAACAGCAGAGATGCTTGGCATCAGTGTGCGTACTTTACGCAACAAATTGCAGGAGTACGATCTTTCTGCCCAAAATAGCCCTCCGCAAAATGGCTAAAGCCTTGCCTGTTGAGAAAAGTAGGCCAAACGCATTGCCTAAGCCTACTTTTTTTAAACCAGCGATCTACTTTTCGAAAGGTTAAATCGAAAGCTCTTCCTTGAAACTCTCTTCAAAATCCGGACGCCATTTCATAAAATTTGCTTCCGAATCAGCTTCGCTCAATCTCTCGACATCCCAATCATCTCTACCCCCCTCGTTATTCTTAGGAATTTCGAGAATCTATTTTGGGTTGCCTTACATTAACTCTTTTTTACTTTTCAAACTTTAGCGATTAAGCCCCTTTCTGTTCATCTGAAAAGATAGATGGGTAACGAGCTACGAGTTCTTTAGGGGGCTTTCTTAATAACCCTTTTTGACGTAATTCTTTGACACACTCTTCTGAGGGATTAGTAGTAGTACCCATCTCTATAAGCCTTGAGTCAAGATTTTCCTGAACGGTAATATTAGGATAATCTTTCATGTATTCTTTCTTTTCTTCCTCAGACATTCCTGAAGTGACTTTTTCTGCGCAAGAAGCAAAAGGTTGCAAAGAAAACTCAGCCGACCACGATGCAAAGAAAATACTAGCAAATCGTCTCTGCCATGCGTATTTGCCACCTGGATTAACGACCTGGTGACGCGTAGCACGAATTAACCCTGCCGTTTTAAGTTGAAGTTGCTCTCCTGTATTTACAATAAGATAGCCCTGAGGAATATTTACAGCTTTCCATTCCCCTTCTTTAGTCATTAATTGTAAACCCGGGACTGTAGAAGGAGGGAGCAAAGTTAATGCATTCAAATCTTCATGTGCACTTGCCCAAACAGCTTGAGGCTCATCTTCAGGCCTAGCTGCTGGGTAATGCGCTAAACGAAGTAAATTAAAAGCATCATTCATACTTTTAGAGATATCTTCGGTTGGTTCTTCTAAATATTCTGCTATATACCCCATAAATAAAGCGGCCAGTTTTGTTAGTTCCTTATGATAACAATCCATGACTTCTCTAAATTTTGGCCGGTTTTGGGGCCAGTTTTCA
Proteins encoded in this region:
- a CDS encoding 30S ribosomal protein S4 (Product derived from UniProtKB/Swiss-Prot:Q6MBF8;Gene name derived from UniProtKB/Swiss-Prot:Q6MBF8); amino-acid sequence: MARYTGNKNRVARRYGVNIFGRLRNPLLHKPNPPGVHGARRRKKSDFGLQLEEKQKLKAIYGMLSEKQLVRYFKKALSFSGNTANHLAEMLECRLDTVVYRLKMASTIFGAHQLVAHGHILVDGKKVDRRSFQVRPGMVISVREKSRKMKAVNESLDLPTRNVPEYLSLDRGNFSGQLTSAPIPEQMPWPIEINLPEICDFLAHTT
- a CDS encoding putative two-component sensor histidine kinase (Product derived from UniProtKB/Trembl:Q6MBG0), whose amino-acid sequence is MDKSRLENLKKIVREVGSASTTEKQIELLSEGFALFSQETARLDNAYATLKNQFRSVNHKLEETNKRLANKVQELHVLTTYLDNILSNISQGLLFIDFSCNITTYNKAAEAILKIPREKVLFQSFHDFFPDHFFGFSMRDVFKKNNPPKSAFTTVTFPDGTQKELEIANTFIPPKNKRDHELDFTEGLIILIRDITEIRQLQVNANRVDRMKELGEMAAQVAHEIRNPLGGIKGFASLLQRDLANNPEMQNLANYIVEGTDTLDRLVANVLNYARPLQLHFEAVEMNRFLEDLKKSILSDSSVSKKLHFTIKTPTPSFYLSIDAGLFRGALLNLVINSLQAMPKGGKLNLELSEKNHKACIKISDTGCGISEENLKKIFNPFFTTKPTGNGLGLAETLKVIQAHGGEVEVDSTVGLGTTFTIKVPLKM
- a CDS encoding Acetoacetate metabolism regulatory protein AtoC (Product derived from UniProtKB/Swiss-Prot:Q06065;Gene name derived from UniProtKB/Swiss-Prot:Q06065), whose amino-acid sequence is MPIEKILIVDDEKLVRDFLAETLRRKHFDVTLAENGQRAMLALKDTTFDLVITDMKMPDHTGIDILKRVKEISPGTIVVIITAYGSVENAVEAMRLGAFNYLIKPFSPDTIEAVIDKAKEHLALLEENSCLKQQLQTTDGNAHSGIVVASPAMKKIFNEVAQIAKSNANVLITGESGTGKEVIAHAIHYQSSRANRPFIKVNCAAIPETLIESEFFGHEKGAFTGASAMHRGRFELANGGTLLLDEITEVPLGLQAKLLRAIQEQEFERVGGIKPVKVDVRIISTSNRNMNEAIVQKKIREDLFYRLNVMPIHLPPLRERKEDLLPLSEFFIEKLCLENHKEKKHLSEEARKKILNYDWPGNVRELANILERAVVLSSADGIAAEDIYLTHLSSLNVAKGTLPFGITLQELEKRLIIETMHKLNNNRTKTAEMLGISVRTLRNKLQEYDLSAQNSPPQNG
- a CDS encoding Uncharacterized protein (Product derived from UniProtKB/Trembl:F8KXT0); the encoded protein is MSIQINCQDSTKVLNDLYNSSLALPHTAPRSTPIDSIAEAEKREELPPSSRAVNLPTLIIDNAPVPLFDLTELERAQGEQRKIIIKQFGDGLKDVGFVAVKAESLISLIEAANVEMEKYFSQPLEEKMKDRRSSHVTGFSERGRETAAGAKVADIKETYFIPPNYSGWPENWPQNRPKFREVMDCYHKELTKLAALFMGYIAEYLEEPTEDISKSMNDAFNLLRLAHYPAARPEDEPQAVWASAHEDLNALTLLPPSTVPGLQLMTKEGEWKAVNIPQGYLIVNTGEQLQLKTAGLIRATRHQVVNPGGKYAWQRRFASIFFASWSAEFSLQPFASCAEKVTSGMSEEEKKEYMKDYPNITVQENLDSRLIEMGTTTNPSEECVKELRQKGLLRKPPKELVARYPSIFSDEQKGA